Genomic DNA from Mesorhizobium sp. 131-2-1:
CTGCTTATACTTTCGGGCAAAACACCCAAAAAAAGTCACAGCTTTTGATTGACAGCCGACCAACGCTGGCGTGAGATCAAGGGCATGACAGTCTCGGAACTGCCGGACAAGGCAGAGCCGCAATTGACTAACCAGACTGCCCGGAATGGGCCTGGTGCGAGGAATTTTCAGATCCGCGGGGGCGGATGCCGGGATCACAAACCTGGCCAAGGGGCTCGTCGGTGCGGTGCGGGATACCGGTCCTGGCGTCCCGCACCGACGAGATTTTTGCATTGCCCATTTCCATCGCGCGCTGTCTGTGGCGCTTTGCCGAAGCGCCGCCGAACCAGGAATAGACCGTGACCACCATTGAAGACCGCATCCGCGCCCTGCCCTGCTGGACCGGCACGATCGACATTGAGCCGCTGCCGGGAGGCTTGAGCAACGCCAACTATCTGGTCAAGGATGCGGCCGGCCGGCATGTCGTGCGCTTCGGCCAGGATTTTCCTTTCCACCACGTCTTTCGCGAGCGCGAGGTGATGACCTCGCGCGCGGCGCATGCCGCAGGCTTCGCGCCAGCCGTCCGCTATGCCGAGCCGGGTATCATGGTGACGCAGTATCTCGGCGCAAGGACTTATACAGGCGAGGATGTTCGCGCCAATATCGGCCGCGTCGCGGCGCTGATGCGCGGCTTCCACCGCGAAATGCCCAATCATGTCTCCGGCGCCGGCTTCATGTTCTGGGTGTTCCATGTCATCCGCGACTATGCGCGGACGCTGGACGAAGGCGGCAGCCGCAAGCGTGACGAGTTGCCCCGCTATCTGACGCTCGCCGACGACCTCGAACGCGCGCAGAAGCTGCTGCCGATTGTGTTCGGCCATAATGACCTTTTGCCGGCCAATATTCTCGACGACGGCAGTCGGCTCTGGCTGATCGACTTCGAATATGCGGGCTTCAACACGGCGATGTTCGACCTTGCGGGCTCGGCCTCCAACGCCGGCCTGAGCGACGAGGAATCCTTCGCCCTGCTCACCGCCTATTTCATGAAGGAGCCCGACGATGCGATCCGCCGCTCGCATGCCGCCATGCAATGCGCGTCGCTGCTGCGCGAGGCGATGTGGAGCATGGTCTCCGAACTCTATCTCGACGCGCCGGGCATCGACTACGTCGCCTACACCGAGGAGAACCTGACGCGGCTCGACGCGGCGCTGGACCACTACCAAACGAAGTACGGAAGACTGAACCCATGACCTTGCCCAGCCACGCCGGGATCGTCGTCATCGGTGGCGGCATCATCGGCTGCTCGACGGCCTATCATCTGGCGCGCGACCACAAGGCCGATGTCGTGCTGCTGGAGCAAGGCAAGCTGACCTCGGGCTCGACCTGGCACGCGGCCGGACTGGTCGGCCAGCTGCGCTCTTCGGCCTCGATCACGCGCGTGCTGAAGTATTCGGTCGAGCTCTACAAAGGGCTGGAGGCCGAGACCGGGCTCGCCACCGGCTGGAAGATGACCGGGTGCCTCAGGCTTGCCACCAATGCCGACCGCTGGACCGAGTTCAAGCGGCTGGCGACGACGGCGAAGAGCTTCGGTATGGACATGCAATTGCTGTCGCCGGCCGAGGTAAAAAGGATGTGGCCGCTGATGGAGAGCGGCGACCTCGTCGGCGCTTCCTGGCTGCCGACCGACGGCCAGGCCAGCCCCTCCGACATCACGCAGTCGCTGGCCAAGGGCGCGCGCATGCATGGCGCCAAATTGTTCGAGGAGGTACGCGTCACAGGCTTCGGCATGAAGGACGGCCGCATCACGGTGGTGAAGACCGACAAGGGCGACATCGCCTGCGACAAGGTGGTGAACTGCGCCGGGCAATGGGCCCGCCAGGTCGGCGCGATGGCCGGCATAAACGTGCCGCTGCAGCCGGTCAAGCACCAGTACATCATCACCGACAAGATCGAGGGGCTTGCGACCGACGCGCCGACGATCCGCGACCCCGACCGCCGCACCTATTTCAAGGAAGAGGTCGGCGGGCTGGTGATGGGCGGCTATGAGCCGAACCCGCAGGCCTGGACGACCGGCGACGTTCCCGATGACTGGGAATTCCGGCTATTCGACGACGACTACGATCACTTCGAGCAGCATATGGCGCAGGCGATCGAGCGGGTGCCGGCACTGGCCGATGCCGGCGTCAAGCAGATGATCAACGGACCGGAAAGTTTTACGCCGGACGGCAATTTCATCCTCGGCGCGGCACCCGAATGCGCCAACATGTTCGTCGGCGCCGGCTTCAACGCCTTTGGCATCGCGTCGGGCGGAGGTGCCGGCTGGGTACTGGCGCAATGGGTGGTCGACGGCGAGGCGCCGCTCGACCTCTGGGTGGTCGACATAAGGCGCTTTTCCGGCCTGCACCGCGACCGGCAATGGGTGTGCGACCGCACGCTGGAAGCCTACGGCAAGCACTACACGATCGGCTTCCCGCATGAGGAATACCTCTCGGGCCGGCCGCGCATCGTCTCGCCGCTCTATGAGCGGCTGAAGCAGCACCGCGCCGTGTTCGGCTCGAAGCTCGGCTGGGAGCGGCCGAACTGGTTCGCGCCCGAGGGCATGGCGCCAGAAGATGTCTACTCGATGGGCCGACAGAACTGGTTCCCGGCGGTCGGCGACGAACACAGGCACGTGCGCGAGAAGGTCGGCATCTTCGACCAGTCCTCCTTCGCCAAATATGAGATGACCGGCGCGGATGCGCTGAAGGCGCTCGACTGGATCTGCGCCAACGATGTCAACAAGCCGGTCGGCCGGCTGACCTACACGCAGCTTCTCAACACGCGTGGCGGTATCGAGGCGGACCTGACCGTGTCGCGGCTTGGCGAGGACAGGTTCTACATCGTCACCGGCACCGGTTTTCGCACGCATGATCTGTCGTGGATCGAGGACCATGTCGGCAAGGGCCTCGACGTGACGCTGAAGGATGTCAGCGAGGATTTCGGCACGCTGACGCTGATGGGGCCGCGCGCCCGCGACGTGCTGTCGACGGTGATCGATGCGGATGTCTCCAACACCGCCTTTCCGTTCGGCCATGCGCGCGAGATCACGATCGCCGGCCACACGGTGAAGGCGCTGCGCGTCACCTATGTCGGCGAGCTGGGCTGGGAGCTGCATGTGCCGATCGCCGCAACTGGCGAGATCTTCGACACACTGATGGCGGCGGGCAAGGCGCATGGCATACGACCGGTCGGCTACCGAGCGCTGGAGTCGCTTCGGCTGGAGAAGGGCTACCGCGCCTGGGGCTCCGACATCACCCCCAACGACACGCCGCAGGAAGGCGGCCTCGGCTGGGCGGTGAAGCTGCGCAAGAACACCGATTTCCTCGGCCGCAGGGCACTCGAAAAGGCCGGCGGCGAGGCACTGAAGAAACGCTTTGCCGGCTTCACCGTCGACGACCCGGAGACGGTGCTGGTCGGGCGCGAGACCATCCTGCGCAATGGCGAGCCGGTCGGCTACCTCACCAGCGGCGGCTATGGCTACACGATCGGCAAGAACATCGGCTACGGCTATGTGCGCAACGCCGACGGCGTGAGCGACGATTTCCTCGCTTCGGGCGACTATCAGCTGGTGGTGGCGATGGACCGCACGCCGGCAAAGATCCATCTGGAGCCGATGTACGATCCGGCTGGGGCAAAAATCAAAGCCTGACCAGAGTATCTGTCTTAGGCAATTCCGGACGGAAAACCGCTACACACTTTTCCTGGAATTGCTCTTGCAGATCAGGCGACGCCCAGGACGAGGCCGCGGCTGGGCACGGTGTCGGCTTCGCCGGGCATCGAGACATAGGGCGCCGTTTCCTCGACCCGGACAACCGTACCTTTCGCCTCGAGGTCGGCGATGCTTTTGGCAAAGCCCCCTTCCCACAGGGTGTTCTTGACCGTCAGCACGATGACACCGCCGGGCTTGCAGATGCGGATCAGTTCGTCCAGCCCTTCGGCGCCGACATGGCCGGAGGTGAAGACGCCGGCCGAGACGATGCCGGCATAGGCATTGTCCGCGAAGGGCAATGGCCCACCCATCGCCAGGCAGTGAAGTGCGGCGTAGACGCCTTTGGCGGCCGCCTTGTCCAGCATGCCTTGCGAAATATCGAGCGCCTCGACCTTCGGGTAGCCGGTGATGGCCAACCACTCGCCGATCAGGCCGGTGCCGGCGCCGGCGTCGAGCAGCGGCGCCGCGCCGCGCGGCAGATGGCGGGCAAGCAGCGCCAGGCAGATCGTCGGATGGCGGTAGCCGGCCGCCGACATGTCGGCGTCGTAGGTTTCCGACCAGCTATCATAGAGCGCCGCCACTTCCTCGGGCCGCGTCGCGGCGTAGGCTGCGCTGAGCGCACCCAGATGTTTGCTGTCGGTCATCGCTGCTTTGCCGTCGCCTGATCGAGTCGCCTTCGATCCGATGATAGCCAAACGGCGAAAACTGTGGAACCGTCCCCACCATAAATAGGGCGTGAAGGTAAATACGGGGCATGACTATGGACGAGGCGCGCGCGGCGTTGGCCGCCATTCCGGTGCTGGCGGGCTACCAGGGGCCGCTGGAACGGCTCGGCGGTCTCACCAATCTGGTCTACAGGGCGGGCGATCTTTGCCTGCGCATCCCGGGCAAGGGCACCGAGGAATACATCAACCGCGCCAATGAGGCGGTGGCG
This window encodes:
- a CDS encoding GcvT family protein — encoded protein: MTLPSHAGIVVIGGGIIGCSTAYHLARDHKADVVLLEQGKLTSGSTWHAAGLVGQLRSSASITRVLKYSVELYKGLEAETGLATGWKMTGCLRLATNADRWTEFKRLATTAKSFGMDMQLLSPAEVKRMWPLMESGDLVGASWLPTDGQASPSDITQSLAKGARMHGAKLFEEVRVTGFGMKDGRITVVKTDKGDIACDKVVNCAGQWARQVGAMAGINVPLQPVKHQYIITDKIEGLATDAPTIRDPDRRTYFKEEVGGLVMGGYEPNPQAWTTGDVPDDWEFRLFDDDYDHFEQHMAQAIERVPALADAGVKQMINGPESFTPDGNFILGAAPECANMFVGAGFNAFGIASGGGAGWVLAQWVVDGEAPLDLWVVDIRRFSGLHRDRQWVCDRTLEAYGKHYTIGFPHEEYLSGRPRIVSPLYERLKQHRAVFGSKLGWERPNWFAPEGMAPEDVYSMGRQNWFPAVGDEHRHVREKVGIFDQSSFAKYEMTGADALKALDWICANDVNKPVGRLTYTQLLNTRGGIEADLTVSRLGEDRFYIVTGTGFRTHDLSWIEDHVGKGLDVTLKDVSEDFGTLTLMGPRARDVLSTVIDADVSNTAFPFGHAREITIAGHTVKALRVTYVGELGWELHVPIAATGEIFDTLMAAGKAHGIRPVGYRALESLRLEKGYRAWGSDITPNDTPQEGGLGWAVKLRKNTDFLGRRALEKAGGEALKKRFAGFTVDDPETVLVGRETILRNGEPVGYLTSGGYGYTIGKNIGYGYVRNADGVSDDFLASGDYQLVVAMDRTPAKIHLEPMYDPAGAKIKA
- a CDS encoding class I SAM-dependent DNA methyltransferase — translated: MTDSKHLGALSAAYAATRPEEVAALYDSWSETYDADMSAAGYRHPTICLALLARHLPRGAAPLLDAGAGTGLIGEWLAITGYPKVEALDISQGMLDKAAAKGVYAALHCLAMGGPLPFADNAYAGIVSAGVFTSGHVGAEGLDELIRICKPGGVIVLTVKNTLWEGGFAKSIADLEAKGTVVRVEETAPYVSMPGEADTVPSRGLVLGVA
- a CDS encoding phosphotransferase family protein, whose product is MTTIEDRIRALPCWTGTIDIEPLPGGLSNANYLVKDAAGRHVVRFGQDFPFHHVFREREVMTSRAAHAAGFAPAVRYAEPGIMVTQYLGARTYTGEDVRANIGRVAALMRGFHREMPNHVSGAGFMFWVFHVIRDYARTLDEGGSRKRDELPRYLTLADDLERAQKLLPIVFGHNDLLPANILDDGSRLWLIDFEYAGFNTAMFDLAGSASNAGLSDEESFALLTAYFMKEPDDAIRRSHAAMQCASLLREAMWSMVSELYLDAPGIDYVAYTEENLTRLDAALDHYQTKYGRLNP